One Candidatus Binatia bacterium genomic window carries:
- a CDS encoding methyltransferase domain-containing protein, protein MENHKNRFHDHGHAQEYDRRAAQSEIRGQLVAKLVKELALTGRERVLDLATGTGRVARPVAERLKGGKIVGLDEALAMLRVAEEQREKEPIPGFLPAAGKAEAFPFRSGVFDRAFTVFALHHFGDALSTVREALRVLKPGGRFVVLDPVLWMDMDALDARVHERINEILNSGHGERFHYYTTPEIRELLIAAGFRDVGTELSIFGFDQEGMEEIPTGRHWLEVAEQLRSEPAALRRRFAERYFRYEKRGDKVHVRGNFYFALVHGQKAKAKPSVRFQRV, encoded by the coding sequence ATGGAAAATCACAAGAATCGTTTTCACGATCATGGCCACGCTCAGGAGTACGACCGCAGGGCCGCGCAGTCGGAGATTCGCGGGCAGTTGGTCGCAAAATTAGTGAAGGAGTTGGCCCTGACCGGCCGCGAGCGCGTGCTCGATCTCGCCACCGGCACGGGACGGGTCGCGCGTCCCGTGGCCGAGCGCCTCAAGGGCGGAAAAATCGTCGGCCTGGACGAGGCGCTGGCCATGCTCCGCGTGGCGGAGGAGCAAAGAGAGAAAGAGCCGATTCCCGGATTTCTCCCCGCGGCCGGAAAGGCGGAGGCATTCCCGTTTCGCTCCGGGGTTTTCGATCGCGCCTTCACTGTTTTCGCCCTGCACCATTTCGGCGATGCGCTGTCGACGGTTAGAGAAGCGCTTCGGGTATTGAAGCCCGGCGGCCGCTTCGTCGTGCTCGATCCGGTGCTGTGGATGGACATGGACGCTCTCGACGCGCGCGTCCACGAGCGCATCAACGAGATCCTCAACAGCGGCCACGGCGAGCGTTTTCATTACTACACGACTCCGGAGATCCGCGAGCTGCTTATCGCGGCAGGCTTCCGCGACGTCGGCACCGAGCTCAGCATTTTCGGCTTCGATCAAGAAGGAATGGAGGAAATCCCCACGGGCCGCCACTGGCTCGAGGTCGCCGAACAGCTCCGGAGCGAGCCGGCGGCGTTGAGACGGCGCTTTGCGGAGAGATACTTCCGTTACGAAAAGCGCGGCGACAAGGTCCATGTGCGGGGAAATTTTTACTTTGCGCTGGTGCACGGGCAGAAAGCAAAGGCAAAACCGTCCGTGAGATTCCAGCGTGTCTAA
- a CDS encoding ABC transporter substrate-binding protein, producing MSKIRILLLRPGGESPSPTDQSLGAYLAATAGPQRENIRLEQETFRRGDLDDLAAAVKRWEGKIDGVVGATNVPESTALGKLSEELKFLCFVSNNNPSVRQHRRTVFHIGVPTRLTSAAVAEQLVRRVGAKRIYLLYDDTEFQTRVADDTASFLKGAGAEVRSTPATRPAWLDDVRSWRAEIIYLVLSDEERAVPLVRSIRGVFPRLPLLLGRSLLRRSFIDAVESEKTDALLFVDMFQRGAPRTEEEALFTKALAQAGVSLPTANHGFGWDAMTLCAGALALSSGNLPKAIEYLESGAELVAATGRYRFHREDHNGRETFNPTVLSSLRSGEVVGVDAELREKP from the coding sequence GTGTCTAAAATTCGTATTCTCCTGCTGCGACCCGGCGGCGAAAGTCCCTCGCCGACGGACCAGTCGTTGGGCGCGTATCTCGCCGCCACGGCGGGGCCGCAGCGTGAAAACATCCGCCTGGAGCAGGAGACATTCCGCCGCGGCGACCTGGACGATTTGGCCGCGGCGGTCAAGCGCTGGGAGGGCAAGATCGACGGCGTCGTCGGCGCGACCAACGTGCCGGAATCTACGGCTCTGGGCAAACTTTCCGAAGAGCTAAAATTTCTTTGCTTCGTCTCGAACAACAATCCTTCCGTACGGCAACATCGCCGAACGGTCTTTCACATCGGCGTGCCGACGCGTCTGACCTCGGCCGCCGTGGCCGAGCAGTTGGTCCGTCGAGTAGGGGCCAAGCGCATTTATCTGCTTTATGACGATACGGAATTTCAAACGCGCGTGGCCGACGACACGGCTTCTTTCTTAAAAGGCGCGGGCGCGGAAGTGCGTTCCACGCCGGCCACGCGGCCGGCTTGGCTCGACGATGTGCGCTCATGGAGGGCTGAGATCATCTACCTCGTGCTTTCGGACGAAGAGCGCGCGGTGCCGCTGGTCCGGAGCATTCGCGGTGTGTTTCCCCGGCTGCCGCTGTTGCTCGGGCGCTCGTTGCTGCGCCGGAGCTTCATCGATGCGGTGGAAAGTGAAAAGACGGACGCCTTGCTTTTCGTCGATATGTTTCAGCGCGGCGCACCGCGGACGGAAGAGGAAGCGCTTTTTACCAAAGCTCTCGCCCAGGCGGGCGTCTCCCTCCCAACCGCCAATCATGGCTTTGGCTGGGACGCGATGACGCTCTGCGCGGGCGCTCTGGCGCTGTCGAGCGGGAATTTACCCAAGGCGATCGAATATCTCGAATCGGGAGCGGAGCTTGTAGCCGCCACTGGACGCTACCGATTCCATCGCGAGGACCACAACGGCCGCGAGACGTTCAACCCGACCGTGCTCAGCAGCTTGCGCTCGGGCGAAGTTGTTGGCGTGGATGCGGAACTCCGGGAAAAACCCTAG
- a CDS encoding MBL fold metallo-hydrolase, translating into MNLKRVMVFATLSFLLARALPAQDLGPGFTKVKDGIYVYAPDQTTTTCSIVATQEGVVMIDSCNSPLASRKVFETVKKVTDKPIRFLIDTEVHNDHTWNHYVFSPPAVIINHEGAGEAMKKGVDPKRVERLAAESPEMAAIVQNYKFIPPHIEYKDRMTINLGERTFELIYLKNVHSEADTAIWLPKERVLFAASAANVRTMINLRPHVTIPDILAGYKLMKSLNPEVVIPGHGPPSTTKIFDEYEAFYTLVLKRVSEMAAQGKSLAEIKKELKMPEYAGWSGQDRLGANIDVAYKSVKK; encoded by the coding sequence ATGAATCTCAAACGGGTGATGGTTTTTGCCACCCTTTCTTTCCTTCTTGCTCGTGCCCTCCCGGCGCAGGATCTCGGCCCCGGATTCACCAAGGTCAAAGACGGCATCTACGTCTACGCTCCCGACCAGACCACCACGACCTGCAGCATCGTCGCCACGCAGGAAGGCGTCGTGATGATCGATAGCTGCAACAGTCCTTTGGCCTCCCGCAAAGTCTTCGAGACGGTCAAAAAAGTGACGGATAAGCCCATCCGGTTCCTGATCGATACGGAGGTCCACAACGATCACACGTGGAATCACTACGTATTTTCTCCGCCGGCCGTGATCATCAACCACGAAGGCGCGGGGGAGGCGATGAAAAAGGGCGTCGACCCGAAGCGGGTCGAGAGGCTCGCCGCGGAATCTCCCGAGATGGCCGCGATCGTGCAAAACTACAAATTCATCCCGCCGCACATCGAGTACAAGGACCGGATGACGATCAACCTGGGCGAGCGGACCTTCGAGCTGATCTATTTGAAGAACGTACACAGTGAAGCCGATACGGCGATCTGGCTGCCGAAGGAGCGGGTGCTTTTCGCCGCGTCCGCGGCCAACGTGAGAACCATGATCAACCTCCGCCCGCACGTGACGATCCCGGACATCCTCGCCGGCTACAAGCTGATGAAGTCGCTGAATCCCGAGGTGGTTATTCCCGGTCACGGTCCGCCGAGCACGACAAAGATCTTCGACGAGTATGAAGCGTTTTACACGCTGGTGCTCAAGCGGGTGAGCGAGATGGCGGCGCAGGGCAAATCCCTCGCCGAGATCAAAAAGGAGCTCAAGATGCCGGAGTACGCCGGCTGGTCGGGCCAGGACCGTCTCGGCGCTAACATCGATGTGGCGTACAAGTCGGTGAAGAAGTAA
- a CDS encoding MBL fold metallo-hydrolase, giving the protein MRIKPSSSFLCAAVFLLSAANLPAQDLGPHFKKIKEGIFVRAEKPLDSNAAIILTEEGVVLIDSGHNPPDSHALLKAVKQLTAQPVRFLINTEPHGDHTTGHFVFSPPAMIIAAAGATDSMKKAYNPERNQRLVTEYPAMKEAFQGFRMITPHIEYKNKMALNLGGRTLELYYLKNVHSEADTAIWLPKERVLFAAASVGVKRFGNHRPFVSLPDTLAAIKMMKALNPEVVVPGHGPPGTAQILDDYERYYNLLIERVGKMAREGKSLDEIKKELKMPEVDDWQGKDRFPNNVEAAYRAVKGN; this is encoded by the coding sequence ATGAGAATCAAGCCGTCGTCATCGTTTCTATGCGCCGCGGTTTTTCTGCTTTCCGCCGCCAATCTCCCGGCGCAGGACCTCGGGCCTCATTTCAAGAAAATCAAAGAGGGCATCTTCGTTCGCGCGGAAAAACCGCTCGATTCCAACGCCGCCATCATTCTCACCGAGGAAGGGGTCGTGCTGATCGACAGCGGCCACAACCCGCCCGACTCCCACGCGCTGCTCAAAGCCGTCAAGCAGCTCACGGCGCAGCCGGTTCGCTTTTTGATCAATACCGAGCCGCACGGCGACCATACGACCGGCCATTTCGTTTTTTCGCCGCCGGCCATGATTATCGCGGCGGCCGGCGCGACCGATTCGATGAAGAAGGCCTACAACCCCGAGCGCAACCAGAGGCTCGTGACCGAGTATCCCGCGATGAAGGAAGCCTTCCAGGGTTTTCGGATGATTACGCCGCACATCGAGTATAAAAATAAGATGGCCCTTAACCTGGGCGGGCGCACGCTCGAACTCTATTATCTCAAAAACGTTCACAGCGAAGCGGACACGGCGATCTGGCTGCCGAAAGAGCGCGTGCTGTTCGCCGCGGCTTCGGTCGGCGTCAAGCGGTTCGGCAATCATCGCCCGTTTGTGAGCCTCCCCGACACGCTTGCTGCCATCAAAATGATGAAAGCCTTGAATCCTGAAGTCGTGGTGCCGGGACACGGGCCGCCGGGAACCGCGCAAATCCTGGACGATTACGAGCGCTACTATAATCTCCTCATCGAGCGCGTCGGCAAGATGGCGCGCGAAGGCAAGTCGCTCGACGAAATCAAAAAAGAGCTCAAGATGCCGGAGGTCGACGACTGGCAAGGAAAAGACCGTTTTCCGAACAACGTCGAGGCGGCGTATCGCGCAGTGAAGGGGAATTAG